The following proteins are encoded in a genomic region of Brachypodium distachyon strain Bd21 chromosome 1, Brachypodium_distachyon_v3.0, whole genome shotgun sequence:
- the LOC100835051 gene encoding uncharacterized protein LOC100835051, translated as MASLSVATLPQLTAPAAAKKRSGVTYVEGMNAYSGLKGLNKVTMLGVRKSADYKFARIVASLSPAGKRRGGTFGAQCNAAGEIFRIAVVMNLLTLVGVAVGFVLLRAEAAYEESEE; from the coding sequence ATGGCGTCCCTCTCCGTGGCCACGCTCCCGCAGCTGaccgccccggcggcggcgaagaagaggtCCGGCGTGACGTACGTGGAAGGCATGAACGCCTACAGCGGCCTCAAGGGGCTCAACAAGGTGACCATGCTGGGCGTGCGCAAGAGCGCCGACTACAAGTTTGCCAGGATCGTCGCGTCCCTGAGCCCCGCCGGGAAGAGGCGCGGGGGCACGTTCGGGGCGCAGTGCAACGCCGCCGGGGAGATCTTCAGGATCGCCGTCGTCATGAACTTGCTCACGCTCGTCGGCGTTGCCGTCGGGTTCGTGCTGCTCCGGGCGGAGGCAGCCTACGAGGAGTCGGAGGAGTGA
- the LOC100833523 gene encoding transmembrane protein 147, with protein sequence MTVFHFLNCAILTFGPHAVYYSATPLSEYDTIGTSVKAAVVYLGAALVKLVCLATLLKVPDANDSFDPYQELMKILIGFIDVAGLYFALTQLTHRNISQNHKFQAVGLGWAFADSVLHRLAPLWIGARGLEFTWEYIFQGLEANANLVMTLSLAALGSLMWLRKNKPRTLIPIIYACALLLATMPSITSYLRRSLEWQTPKVVGFELFSSLVMAFISWQLFSACQRPM encoded by the exons ATGACGGTATTCCACTTCCTGAACTGCGCCATCCTCACCTTCGGGCCGCACGCCGTCTACTACTCCGCCACCCCTCT gtCAGAGTATGACACGATTGGCACTAGTGTAAAAGCAGCTGTTGTTTATCTTGGAGCAGCACTTGTAAAG CTTGTGTGTTTGGCAACATTGCTCAAAGTACCTGATGCGAATGATAGCTTTGATCCCTATCAG GAATTAATGAAAATCCTAATTGGGTTTATAGATGTTGCTGGCCTTTATTTTGCTTTGACACAGCTGACCCACAGAAACATCTCCCAGAACCACAAGTTCCAGGCTGTTGGCCTTG GCTGGGCTTTTGCTGACTCAGTTCTGCACCGGCTGGCACCTCTCTGGATTGGGGCAAGAGGACTTGAATTTACTTGGGAGTACATATTTCAAGGACTTGAAGCAAATGCCAATCTT GTGATGACCCTCTCCCTTGCTGCATTAGGATCCTTGATGTGGCTAAGGAAGAACAAACCTAGGACATTAATTCCAATAATTTATGCATGTGCCCTGCTTCTGGCAACAATGCCATCTATCACCAG TTACTTGAGGAGATCATTAGAGTGGCAGACTCCCAAGGTGGTTGGATTCGAGCTATTTTCCTCACTGGTTATGGCTTTCATCAGCTGGCAGCTGTTCTCGGCTTGTCAGAGACCTATGTAA